Within Vicia villosa cultivar HV-30 ecotype Madison, WI linkage group LG1, Vvil1.0, whole genome shotgun sequence, the genomic segment AGAAGTGATTATTCTTCTGTTGTAACCGATTACACCTCCATGTTGTCCAATTATAACACTTGAATTATTAATTTTTCATCTCACCCCTTTAAAACACCGTATTAACCGGTTATAACACTTGAATTATTAAATTTTCATCGAACACCTTTataacttttttattattatttcattgtttctatcaatttcatttatttatattagttgtATTGGAAAAGATTTATTAGTCTAGGCTTGTAACATGTATAATCAAGTACAGCAAACACAAAAGCTAGGAAATGTGTCTTCAAGTTGATTGACTGTGTACAATATTTTCACATCCCCATTATAACTTTATATATATTCACTAAAAGTACTCAATTACTCTAAAGTAAACTATAATGtacaaagaaagagaaaaaagagcAAACACATGTTGCCAAAATAGAATTGCTGAAGCTTCACTAACTGAATAGCCCCTCAAGCTAGCAATTGCTCCAAGCAAAATAGCACTTGGTGTTGTATACTGCATCAATAGCACAAATCTAAACATAGCATCATTCTCAACCAAGAAATTCAACTTATCAGCCAACAGAATAACTCCAATTCCTATAACAGGAAGCACCACAAGTCTTGCCACAATGATCCCTATAGTAGTCCTAATTCCAAGTGTAGATTCATTTGGTCCTTCAGCTAGCATACCTCCTAATATAAGCATCACACAAGGTACCATTGCACCGGCCAATATTTCCAAACTATCTGTCATAAAGGACATTGGTGCATTATCTCCAAAGAAAAATGTTTTCATCTGAGGCACGGTTCCTATGATGATAGCCAACAAAGATGCAATTGTTGGTGGTTGAAGTATGTGACGAATTGGTGTTTGTTCAGCAACAATTCTTATCCTTCTAAAAACTCTAGGCTCGGCTAAACACCTAATAGACATAAGATTATTTTCACTACTTTCTCTCCCGTCCAGTATTCCTGATCCTGACTCAAAACCAAGACCAGGAATAATAGACGCGGATTTACCAGAAATGCTCATAAAGATTCTAGCAATAAACGGAGTCTTAGAATGTTGAGTTTCCTTATCCTCAATACCGGGCCACTCGGCTTCTACAAGAAGTGGTCTACTAACATCATTAAGTATTGTTTCCTCTTGTTCTTCTCTAATTTCATCTTCATTTTCAACAACCTCGTAATACTCAAAAGGAGGCTCCATCATGTGATAAACAAAAGTGTAAACAAGAATCACAGAAATCCATTGAGAGAAAGAAACATAAGCTACACCTCTTGCTTTGCATTGTTTTCCAAAAGGGTTATTTTGAGTGTGACAAACAGATCCAACTACAGCAATGAGAAGATTACCGGTGTTTCCGAATCCGGTCATTATGATTGTGAATCTATTAAACCTTTGAGGTGGTTGACATATAATCACCACTATGAATCCAAGTAAGCTTCCAAAAAATGTACTGATAAGTACATTGATTGGTATGAACCACCATTCCTTAAAATTCTCTAGGGTTATGCTGGCACCAAGTTCACTAAATATTAAGCAAGGTAAAAACAATGCAAATACAAGTTTACTTAGGAGTTTGAATGTGGCTATGGGAATTAGTTGCATTTTAGGGTTTGCAAGAAATAGTCCTATGAGTGTGAGGGAGATTAACTTCAACAAAGGCTGAAGAGAAGTTCGAATATCTTCACTGTTAGGCCTCATATTTTCATGCAAAACTTCTGACATGATTGATTACCTTCAGAGCTTGTTGAGAAACAAAATCTCCTGCAAATAAGTGATTATCTAAAAATGAAGTAGATAGTACACAAGAAAGTGAAGAAAAGGAAATTGAGGATCCACTTATATGGAAAAAGATATAAAAAGTTTCACGTTAGTTTGAGAGCGACAAACGGTGAAAAGCTTCAAGCCACGAGAATCTTAACAAGTTAAAATGACTGCAGCATGAGAATTGATATGAGGCTGCCAAATGTTCACGTTTTCATGGTCATTTGGTTGGGGGATCTATTGTGAATATTGAGATGAAGCATATTACAGAGAAATTGAAGAGAAAGATTGAAGGAGAGAGGGGAAAATTCTATTATGCTTCACTGCTTATCACTGTTGCAGGGGATAAGCTTTTATACATTTTGAATGATTCCCAAAGGAGGGAAATCTAACACGAGCCAATAGAATGAAAGCATGCTAAACTATCATAAGCTGCCACTTGTACATATTAGTAATATTAGACTAAATCTAATTGGAAACTCTATTTAGTTTAATATTCTAATAGCCCCTCTCAAGCTAAGCATGATGGATATTGATCATGCCAAGCTTGGAGACAAACTTGTTGAATGTTGAAGTAGGGAGAGCCTTAGTGAGGAAATCAGCAAGCTGTTCTTGAGTAGATATAGGTAAAAGACGCAGTAATCCCTTTTGAAGCTTCTCTCGAACCAAGTGACAATCAATGTCCAAGTGTTTAGTCCGTTCGTGGAATACCGGATTAGAGGCAATGTGCATCGCACTCTGGCTATCACAATAAAGAACAGGGGTTTTTGAACATGTAATATGTAGTTCCTTCATCAAAGCAATCAACCAAAGGAGCTCACATGTGGCAAATGACAGTGCACGATATTCAGCCTCCGAGGAAGATCGAGATATCGTTTGTTGCTTCTTTGCACGCCAGGAAATGAGGGAAGATCCAATAAAAAAACAGTAACCCGATATAGATCTTCTAGAGTCAATAcaccctgcccaatcagcatcagaAAAGCCAGAAAGTTGAAGCTCAGAACTTCTACGAAACAATAAACCTCTCCCAGGACTGCTTTTTAAGTACCTGATTACTCTGCAGGCGGCATGATAATGAGCCATAGTAGGGCTGTGTATGAACTGACTCAGCTGCTGGGTAGCATAAGTGATGTCTGGCCGTGTGGTGTTCAAATAGAGTAATCGACCTATGAGCCTTCTATAAGCTCCAATGTCTTCAAATGGCTTTCCATTGTCAGCATGGAGCTTGACTGAAGGATCAAGAGGAGTGGGAGCCGGTTTTGATCCAAGGAGACCAGATTCTTGTAACAAGTCGAGACAATACTTGCGTTGTGATAGCGAGATTCCTTCCTTGGAGTGAGCAACTTCCAACCCAAGAAAATATTTCAGCATACCAAGATCTTTGATGCTAAAGTTCTTGTCTAATGACTGTTTGATTCGAGAGAATTCGCACATGGAGGTGCCAGCTAGgattatgtcatccacataaacgaGGAGAGCCGTAAAGTCATTGTCAGTTTTCAAGGTGAATAAGGAGTAATCAGAAGTGGATTGTGTGTAGCCCTGTTGTAAAAGTAACGAAGTTAGCTTCTCGTACCATTTTCGACtagcttgcttcaaaccatagAGACTTTTCTGCAGCTTGCATACTTGATTAGGTTGACAATGCTTAACTCCTTCAGGTATGATCATATACACATCTTCTTGTAGGTCTCCATAAAGGAATGCGTTATTCACATCCAGCTGATGCAAAAACCAGTTGTTGATGGCAGCAGTAGCAAGCAGAGTCCGGACTGTAGTGAGTTTTGCCACTGGGGAGAAAGTGTCGAAGAAGTCCAGCCCTTCAATTTGGTTGTATCCCTTAGCAACCAACCTCGCTTTATATCTCTCTATGGTGCCATCAGCTCGATGTTTAACTTTGAACACCCACTTGTTACCAATAGGCTTAACATTGGATGGCAAGTCTACTATGGTCCAAGTTCCATTCTTGTCCAATGCTTCTAATTCAGAATCCATAGCCTTAACCCAATGATCAGATAAACATGCTTCTTTGTAGGTTCTTGGCTCATGAATGAGAGTGATATTAGAAGTGAAGACACGATGAGATGCAGACAAGGGAGTTAATGAATCATAATGTGAAATAGGATAGAGGACTTTAGTATTACCTGAAGACTTCTTGGCTGCTGAAGCATCAGAGGCACTGCACACATAATCTGAGAGATAGTGAGGGGTGGTTTTAGTTCTGGTAGGTCTATTTTGTTGAGGAACAGGGTCAGTATTAGTTTCAGTTTGTATGGGTGATTCATGAGGATTGGAATTATTTTGTTGAGGAACAGTTTCAGTTTGTATGGGTGATTCATGAGTCACATCAGGCTGTACAGAGTTGTGGTTATGTTGATCTAAGGTATTATTTGTGGTGCCTTGTGGAGGATGAAAGAATTGTTCATGTTCAGGAGAATAACTAGGGTGATTTTCTGGTTCAAGAGAATTAGGTACTTGTTCACAGTTAGTAGGAGAATTTGATAACTTAGGAGGAATTATGGTTTTTGGATCATTATAGGAATGATATTCCCATGTGGCAGCATTATCACTGGAATATGGAAAAATATGCTCATGATGAATGACATTCCTAGAGACAAAAATTTCATGATTGTTAATGTCATATAAGACCACACCCTTCATGCCCATTTTATAACCTAGGAAAACACATTTTCTGCCTCTTGGTTCAAGCTTAGTTCTATGCATGTGAAGAGTGGATGCATATACCAATGAGCCAAAAACCTTAAGGCTATGCATGTCAGGAGATTCATTAAAAAGTATGTGGTGAGGAGACAAATTATTTAAGACTTGAGTAGGGAGTTTATTGATGATGAAAGTAGCATGTAAGATAGCATATGACCAAAACTTCTTTGGAAGTTTGGATTGAAAAAGAAGGGCTCTTCCTACATTTAACAAGTGTTGATGTTTCCTCTCCACtctaccattttgttgtggagattCAACACAGCTTGTTTGATGTATGATGCCTTTTGAAGCATAAAATTCAGGCATGCTAAACTCAAGACCATTGTCAGATCTAATAGTCTTAACAGTAGTGCCCTTTTGATTTTCTATGAGTTTAACAAAATTTATAACATGCTGTCTAGTTTCAGCTTTGGATTTCATGAGTGTTATCCATGTAAACCTACTACAATCATCCACAGCTGTTAGAAAATATGCATGACCATGTATGGACTTGACAGCAAGAGGACCCCATATATCTAAATGAATTAACTCATAAGGGTGAGCAGCTCTACTTTTACTAGCAATATAGGACAGTTTTCTATGTTTAGcataacaacaaacatcacacaCATCTTTATTATTAATAGTAATGAAAGGGAATTGGGATTGTAAGTACATCAAACGATTTTGGGATAAGTGTCCCAATCTAAAATGCCATAGGGCTTTATCAGGTAAAGAAAAATTTGTAGCTAAACTATGAGCAGAGGCAGGATAATTTTGTGTGTGTGGAAGTGATGTTTTGGTGTGTGCCTCACTATCCCTTAGTGTCAAGTAATACAGTCCATTCTTTTGCTCAGCAGAACCAATCATCCTCATGGTTGGTTTGTCCTGTATAGTGCATTTGGAATCAAAAAAGGTCACAATGCAATTAGATGACATACATAATTTTGATGCAGAAATGAGATTTAGGCAGAATTCAGGTATTAACAAAACATTATATGCAATGAGAGTAGAAGAGAAATGCACTGTACCAGAATACTTAGCAAGTATGCAATTTCCATTTGGCAATTTTACACTAATAGGAGGAATTTTCCTATATGAATGGAACCAATGAGTGGAGCTACATATGTGGTCAGTAGCTCCCGAATCGATTATCCAAGAACTAATGTGAGATTGATGCAATGCATGAGATGTGTTACCTGCTGATGAATGACCAACAGTCACTTGATTGGAAGAAGCATGTCCTGACCCTTGTCCAAGGCTTGATTTCTGAAGTATCTCCATTAGGACATTGAATTGACCTTGAGTCATAGGAGCATTGTCATCACGTGTGTCAGTATTATTGGTTCCAGACCCATCATCATTGGCATCTGAAGTAGTGTTGTTGGCTGTGGATTGGAAGCGATTCTGCATATGAGGTGGAACTCCATGCTTCTTGAAACAATTTTCTACTGTGTGATTGGTTTTCCCACAAAATGTACATACACGATTGCTACCATGCTTGAAATTGACTTGCTTCCCCCCAAATTTCTTGGAATCAGCAGCATTGATCAATGTTTGGGATTCATCTGCAGCTATGGGAATATGAACTTGGCGTTCGTGTTGAATAACCATAGAGAAAATCTTGTTCATCGGTGGCAGGGGATCCATTAGCAAGATTTGTGACTTAACAACAGCAAATTGATCACTTAATCCAGTGAGAAAACGAATGATCTGTAAGATTTGATGATTAGATCTTGCACTGCGCATTGCAGCGCAAGTGCATTTGATACGACATGTGCACATAGGTAAAGGCAAGTAAAGATCCAGTTCTTCCCACAAAATTTTAAGATCAGAAAAGAATTCGGTTACCGATTTTGATTCTTGCTTGAGATTGTAGATTTCTTGTTGTAGCTCGGAAATTCTGATGAGATCACCTTGGGAGAACCTTTCTTTCAGGTCATTCCAAACATCCAAGGCATTCTCCATGAACACGATTGATTGAGCAATCGAATCTGAAACTGAGTTCATGATCCAAGAATGAACAAGCATATTGCATCGATTCCACGCACGCACGGAGGGATCGAAGGGATCTTCAGGTACTGGGAGCGATCCATCGATGAAATCGATCTTCATCTTGCCACCAAGAGCGCGCTTCATGGATCGAGCCCAAGAATGATAATTCGAACCGGTTAATTTGGGAAGAACTGTAACAGAACCAGGACCATCGCTGGGATGAACGAAATACGGAGAAGTGGGATCCATGGCAGGGTCGGTAggaggattccgaggaggagcCATGGGAGAAAGGAGTGATCAACGGAAAAGAGTGATCAACAATGGTGGAGCAGCGGAAATAGGATCGAAATGGCGAATGATACCATATTGTGAATATTGAGATGAAGCATATTACAGAGAAATTGAAGAGAAAGATTGAAGGAGAGAGGGGAAAATTCTATTATGCTTCACTGCTTATCACTGTTGCAGGGGATAAGCTTTTATACATTTTGAATGATTCCCAAAGGAGGGAAATCTAACACGAGCCAATAGAATGAAAGCATGCTAAACTATCATAAGCTGCCACTTGTACATATTAGTAATATTAGACTAAATCTAATTGGAAACTCTATTTAGTTTAATATTCTAATAGGATCCATGAAGCCCATGAAAAGATTTTAGGATTCAGAGCACTACTGGCTCAAATCCAAAACTTCTTAATCTATGGTTTGTCTTTTTACAACTAACTAAACTCTTGAAATTTAATATAATActattttgataattattttcTGTTACATGTCTTTCTTTTTACATATGgatattttcatcatcttccacagCAATAAGGATCATTCTTAGAAATGGAGATCATTTTATTCTACAAGTCACAAGTCACATGATTTAAATATCTCATGTCCgtaaaacaaaactatggagaaaTAGAAGAGGAACTAAACTATCGATTTCAAGCCGGACGAGTTGAAATGGAAGAAAGCTTCAAGGGTTTTATGTAACACAAATGTACCCTCAAGTTAAAGGGAGAAAAATTTTATCGGACCACGGTAAAACTTGCGATATTATTCGAGATTAAATGTTGGATGGTTAAGAATCATCACGAGAACAAAGTATGTATAGAAAATGAGGATTGCTTTGAATATGTGGACAGACTAGGCATGATAAGATTAGGAATGACATGGTTAGACTTAGGTGATTTAGACGTGTAGAGAGAAGACTTGTACATTATGAGGTTAGGAGAGTAGATAGATTTGAGAATAGAGTCAAATAGTAAGAAATAGAGGAAGACCTGGAAAAATTATAAGAGAAGTTActaagaaagatctcgagattagCAATTTGGATAGAAGAATGGTCTTAGATAGAACATTATAGCGGAAGTTGATTTGTGTAGTCGATCTTACTTAACGAGATAATTCTGAGttgttgttttattgttttaatttttcaaaagaaaatgaaCAGATGAAGTAATACTAGCATAAAGATCAGAATATCAAGGAACAAAGTCGTAAACTCTCGAACGAGACTATTGACTCAAACAGAGAATAAGGTTCTAAACGCAAGTAGAAAAAGTATATGAGTAAACTGACGACCTACCAAAATACTATTTTCCAAGCAAGGGGAATGCTCTTATCTTCCATGTCCTCCTCATTTATTCGTGTACCTGAAAAGATGGAATCATTATAGAATTTACAAATAGTCCACATAATCGAAGGTGAAATCATAGCTAGACCACTTCTAACCctatcatttttattttgaatatttattcaAAGTGATTTTgtatctttttgtgaatattgttTAGGGACTTctccatgtacccttagaccaatccTCTTTTAAgatttggtatttaatcattaaaattaattaggtgtaAGTGttaatttcaaaaccctaatttcaaaccctaatttcaaaaatcctaggtttaaaaccctaatccaaaaagaaacatgttgatctttgcttatccatgaacttgttaacttgtacatatacttgttgatttcaaTCCTTGTGTTTTGTACTTATTTGTTTATCTTAACCATTATCCTGTGCACACACTTGTTGATTTTCACCATTGTGTTTTTATACTTATCatccattgtattatcatttgtgtatactttgtttatctaacccacatgcatgagtttcatattcatcatccatcattcattcatatatgaatccattcaaaaggtataaacatccttgctcattatcattgatgattGTTATACTTACTTGTTTGTCCTTTTGTGACACatattgtcaaggtactcaaactcttttccaatctcttttattttagtgttaaagtattgttaaagtttttcacttgttttatagttttgtattgttaaagcttaaccaaacccttgtgtttttaaaaccttggtactaagaggagaattattcccggtgaaactactcttagtccattgaccttgtattgttaaagcttggtcttttttattggttttgtattgttaaagcttaaccacccctttgttttaaaaccttggtactaagagaagaattattctcggtgaaactactcttagtccattgaccttgtattgttaaagcttggtccctttttattaaaaaacttgttgagtattgttaaagcttaacacccaaaaagattttggccactctggccccttttattttccttttaaggggaactacaaaagctctgacttccattttctttaaaaggggtatgtaggcctaatatgcgatgtcttatcgagctcactttcaaaaacttcttttcccatcctcaccctctattttaaacaatttcacatatgcttttcaaaatacatgtacaaaaaaacaataacattttcaaagaggttcccatggagtaccatggatatgaaaggtacttaaaaccttccccttgcataacaaacccccttacccaatCTCTGAtgagtttattagttttgattttaaaaacttttgtgggttttattcgctctttctcccattccttttggaaacaataaagacaGGTGGTGACTCTGTTTAAAACGAATGAGCTAAGTATTttccatggctttagtctcaccaaatTTCACCATTACACTAACCTCTTTTTCCTCTACGTCTTGCCCTTTTATAGAAGCAAAAATGTGTTATAAAACCCATCCATGGTGCCCACGATGCATCTTTCGCGCCTACGATGTGTTGTCCTTCCCCTTGATCGCGACCTAGATACTTTTCATAGTGCCATGATGGATTATTGTCACACCCATGATACATGCGTGAATAATTTAGTGGCTAGCTCTTCTTTTCTTTGCATTctcttcaaattttcttctttcttcctttttctttcacttcttcattttccaatttttttcttcaatataaAGTGCTTGTAAAAATTATATGTTGATAAAGTgtcatcacaaccccaaacttactcTGTTGTTTGTtctctgttgtgaaaaacgataccaataacaaagtataatagggaattataggggagaagaagaacacaataattggttataaccgttattcttttactttctcttaaaacaagattacaagtttacaagaataacaaataatctctctcaccctaaattaggatttgcagcttagcaatgatgagagactagtatgctatttataataaaacctaacatactaactaatgggctttttccacaaggcccattacacaagtcaacttaataaacaagctaacttaacaaattagggtttaaacactaaaacctaatttaacatgctaacaaccctagcatcttcgacacaagcatgtgaacaaccttcgacttcatgcttaaccctgtcgaaccaagaagctacccttcggccatactagagttcgatccaaaatctcacaaatctccaccttggatctaactctacaacatcaagggaacaaactagctttcttcatgcagctttatcaactgcatacagtggaaaaacttgcagctcggcaatgtcttggtgatcatatcagcagcattgtcttcagtcgaaaccttcagcacttggacttctccacgctcaattactcctctgacgaaatgcagcctcacatcaatgtgcttagttcgctcatgataggctgaattcttcgacaggtgtattgcactttgactatcacatttaacagtgatacctcgaccttgaagtttcagctccttcgcaaaaccttcaagccacaatgcttctttcacagcttcagttaatgcaatgtactccgcttcagtggttgatagagcaacaaccttctgaagtgttgctttccaactaattgctgtgccaaacatagtgaaaacatatccagaaatagatttcctggaatccatacaacctgcataatcagagtcgacatatccttcgattactgctttactatcttcacccaaggctccaccataaattaggactctattcagagacccatttatgtaccttaaaatccacttcaatgcttgccagtgagcctttccaggattcgccatgtacctgcttaccagacttactgcgtatgctatgtcgggtctagtacagaccatagcatacatcaaagaaccaactatattagcatatgggatgctattcatataggctctttcgacatcagtactgggacactgatcaatactcagcttgaattgagggtttgttggagtcacaactggcttcgaattcgacataccaaacttttcaagaatcttccgtagatatgcctcttgagataggcataacttcgacttctttctatctcttcgaatgtcaattccaagaatcctggaagcagctcccagatccttcatatcgaactccttattgagttcagccttcaccctcatcacatcttcgacactgttgcttgctatgagaatatcatcaacataaagcaacaaaataacaaatgaattaccaggtcgaaatctgaagtaaacacagtggtcgaactgacttctaatgaaacttatgcgtgtcatgaacttgtcgaatctcctattccactgtcgaggagattgtttcagcccatacaaggatctctttaacttacacacataatcatccttccccttttcgacatacccttcaggttgcctcatcaggatcgtttcatctagatcaccatacaagaacgcagttttcacatccatctgttccagttcaagatcgaactgtgccaccatggcaagcagcattcgaatggacctatgtttcacaacaggagaaaacacatcattgaagtcgacagcttctttctgagtgaaaccccttgcgactaaccttgccttatatcttttcgacgtcactccttcaattccttccttaactttgaaaatccatttacagctgactaaccttgccccaacaggtttcttgatcagttcccaagtatgattatcatgaagagatttcatctcatcatccatggccttcagccattcagtcttatttcgactcctcataacttccttatagtctctaggttcttcgtctagaacctcacttgcagagattaaggcataagctataagatctgcatatccaagtctttgaggtggcttgatgactcttctcgacctatctctcgacaataggtagtcatcgtcagtttcctcaacttcagcatcttctgcttcttcttcgacttcatctgggatatgcaattcagcatcaacatgctccacctcaacaggaatctctacctgttccagctcttcgtcagatgtttctgtacttcgaccaacatcatcagttttcttaaaagccattttagcttcattaaaaactacatctcgactggtgatacacctcttgtgacctggctctaggcaccatagcctataagctttgactccttcagggtatcccatgaacatgcatttcagagctctaggttcgaccttgtcttgcctaatgtgagcataggctacgcagccaaatactctcagtttgtcgagatctggtggatgtcccgaccaaacttcttcaggtgtcttcatatctaacgctgtcgaaggacatctgtttatcagatatgttgctgtcgaaacagcctcagcccagaacacctttgttaaccccgcactagtcaacatgcatctgactctctccaaaatagttcgattaaacctttcagccaaaccattttgctgtggagtacctgcagtagttctatgccttgcaataccagaggcagcacaaaaactgtcgaatgcctcattgcaaaattcaaggccattgtcggttctcaacctcttgacctttttgccagtctgattttcaaccagagtcttccaacttttgaaattctcaaaagtttcatccttagtcttctggatgaatacccataattttctggaataatcatctactatggatagaaaataccttgctcctgaatgtgatggacaccttgcaggcccccaaagatcagcatggatgtaatcaagggatccatgtgttctttgtttgcctttgttgaacttcactctgcaagattttccaagtacacagggttcacaaaacttcagcttttcgattttgtctccaccaagcagattttgtttccctaattcgaccagacccctttcactgacatggcccaatctcatgtgccagatttctgtcttcgacaaaggtttcgtagatacaacatttgtcgaaccacttacaactt encodes:
- the LOC131647127 gene encoding protein PIN-LIKES 2-like, which codes for MSEVLHENMRPNSEDIRTSLQPLLKLISLTLIGLFLANPKMQLIPIATFKLLSKLVFALFLPCLIFSELGASITLENFKEWWFIPINVLISTFFGSLLGFIVVIICQPPQRFNRFTIIMTGFGNTGNLLIAVVGSVCHTQNNPFGKQCKARGVAYVSFSQWISVILVYTFVYHMMEPPFEYYEVVENEDEIREEQEETILNDVSRPLLVEAEWPGIEDKETQHSKTPFIARIFMSISGKSASIIPGLGFESGSGILDGRESSENNLMSIRCLAEPRVFRRIRIVAEQTPIRHILQPPTIASLLAIIIGTVPQMKTFFFGDNAPMSFMTDSLEILAGAMVPCVMLILGGMLAEGPNESTLGIRTTIGIIVARLVVLPVIGIGVILLADKLNFLVENDAMFRFVLLMQYTTPSAILLGAIASLRGYSVSEASAILFWQHVFALFSLSLYIIVYFRVIEYF